A region of uncultured Carboxylicivirga sp. DNA encodes the following proteins:
- a CDS encoding biotin carboxylase N-terminal domain-containing protein: MVRKVLIPNRGEIAVRIIRAAHQLGIKTVVTLTELEQDTIPAKISDEVHYFKQTSLAETYLNIPLIIELAKIYNADSIHPGYGFMAENHNLANACKKERITFIGPSPDNLKLMGDKQTARDIARKCKVPITQSWEGEVDEIIQQADEMPYPVLIKAAMGGGGKGMVICQDKESLQSQLLSVSRQAKNYFGDDRVYVEQYLESPRHIEVQVLADEYGNTIHLFERECSVQRRFQKIIEEAPAPNLSDSKRKELTSDAINLCKSINYKSAGTLEFLVDNQGKHYFLEMNTRIQVEHCVTEEITGIDLVEWQFRIANGEILKQQQDEILINGHSLQARIYAEDPSNNFSPYPGSIEELILPENDDLRMEMAFDSPTTIHSQFDPMIAKFIVHRSNRAEAIKQLSSILSETIIGGIKTNLSYLQNILNHQKFQEGNINTHFCQYEHNLLISNHQELIDQSLITYSLIRFNPLNGINGFWRLLPQLEFIYNDKKYKASYKKQYNRILLNIEDKVYQISDIRLDHNTLEYKIDNKSIKAYHFNKNENYTIVIQNQEHHIKALDILPEYQPKNEKHNQNNGSTLYSPLPGQVAKVLVKEGQKVKAGDVLVILEAMKMENRLSAWKDTKIEQIHVVNGDQVKSNQLLITTN; the protein is encoded by the coding sequence ATGGTAAGAAAAGTATTGATTCCAAACAGAGGTGAAATTGCAGTTCGAATAATTAGAGCTGCTCATCAATTGGGTATAAAAACTGTTGTTACATTAACTGAACTGGAGCAAGATACCATTCCGGCAAAAATCAGTGATGAAGTGCATTATTTCAAACAAACTTCGTTGGCTGAAACCTATTTGAATATTCCGCTAATAATTGAATTAGCCAAAATTTATAATGCTGATAGTATTCATCCGGGCTATGGCTTTATGGCTGAGAATCATAACCTGGCAAATGCCTGTAAAAAAGAACGTATAACATTTATTGGTCCTTCACCGGATAACCTTAAACTCATGGGCGATAAACAAACGGCCCGTGATATAGCCCGCAAATGCAAGGTACCCATTACTCAATCGTGGGAAGGTGAAGTAGATGAGATAATACAACAGGCAGATGAGATGCCCTATCCGGTGCTTATTAAAGCAGCAATGGGTGGTGGCGGAAAAGGTATGGTTATTTGTCAGGATAAAGAGTCACTTCAATCACAGTTATTATCGGTTTCGCGCCAGGCTAAAAACTATTTTGGAGACGACCGGGTTTATGTGGAACAATACCTGGAATCACCGCGTCACATTGAAGTACAGGTTCTGGCAGATGAATATGGAAATACCATTCATCTATTTGAACGAGAATGTTCTGTGCAAAGGCGATTTCAAAAAATAATTGAAGAAGCACCGGCTCCTAACCTTTCTGATAGCAAAAGAAAAGAATTAACTTCTGATGCAATTAATCTTTGCAAAAGTATTAATTATAAAAGTGCCGGCACACTTGAATTTCTGGTTGATAACCAAGGAAAACATTATTTCCTGGAGATGAATACCCGTATTCAAGTTGAACATTGCGTTACTGAAGAAATAACCGGAATTGATTTGGTTGAATGGCAATTCAGAATAGCCAATGGTGAGATTCTGAAACAGCAGCAAGATGAAATTTTAATCAATGGACATTCATTGCAGGCCAGAATTTATGCAGAAGACCCATCTAATAATTTCAGTCCCTATCCCGGTTCAATAGAAGAATTAATCTTACCTGAAAATGATGATTTAAGAATGGAAATGGCATTTGATTCGCCAACCACCATTCATTCACAATTTGATCCGATGATTGCCAAATTTATTGTTCATCGATCAAACAGAGCTGAAGCAATCAAGCAACTCTCTTCAATATTGTCAGAAACGATTATTGGTGGTATCAAAACCAACTTATCATATCTTCAAAACATATTAAATCATCAAAAATTTCAGGAAGGTAATATAAACACTCACTTTTGTCAGTATGAGCATAATCTGTTGATTTCAAATCATCAGGAATTGATAGATCAATCGCTGATAACTTATAGTTTAATTCGCTTTAATCCTCTAAATGGAATAAATGGTTTTTGGAGATTATTACCTCAATTGGAGTTTATCTATAATGATAAAAAGTATAAAGCCAGCTATAAAAAACAATATAACCGAATCTTATTGAATATAGAAGATAAGGTATATCAAATATCTGATATAAGATTAGACCATAACACCTTAGAATATAAAATTGATAATAAGTCAATTAAAGCCTATCACTTTAATAAAAATGAAAATTACACCATAGTTATTCAAAATCAGGAACATCACATTAAGGCATTGGATATTTTACCCGAGTATCAGCCTAAAAACGAAAAACATAATCAAAACAATGGTTCTACCCTTTACTCTCCTCTTCCCGGACAAGTAGCAAAAGTTCTGGTGAAAGAAGGGCAAAAGGTGAAAGCAGGTGATGTACTGGTTATTCTGGAAGCTATGAAAATGGAAAATAGACTGAGCGCATGGAAAGATACAAAGATTGAACAAATCCATGTTGTAAACGGAGATCAGGTAAAATCGAACCAACTATTAATAACAACAAACTAA